In a single window of the Cryptococcus tetragattii IND107 chromosome 1, whole genome shotgun sequence genome:
- a CDS encoding myosin-1, translated as MAPSKKAGKKGAVGGFLSGASNSQKVRKADWSEGFTKKKAAGVPDMTLLSTITNEAINENLKARFQNQEIYTYIAHVLISVNPFRDLGIYTNDVLNSYRGKNRLEMPPHVFAIAESAYYRMTTEKENQCVIISGESGAGKTEAAKRIMQYIAAVSGGAEGSGIEGIKEMVLATNPLLESFGCAKTLRNDNSSRHGKYLEIMFNGMGQPVGAQITNYLLEKNRVVGQIDDERDFHIFYQFTKGASAEMKEAFGLQGPEAYAYTSRSGCLDVKSVNDISDFKETLRAMQVIGLTSDEQNSIFRILATILWLGNIDFVEGDDGNAAISDPAVADFAAYLLEVDSAQLQKVLLTRIMETQRGGRRGSIYEVPQNVAQASSGRDALAKALYNNLFEWIVSRVNISMKPQTPSEYVIGVLDIYGFEIFQDNSFEQLSINYVNEKLQQIFIELTLKAEQEEYVREQIKWTPIKFFDNSVVCSLIEDRRPAGIFATLNDATATAHADPSAADNSFIQRSSMLASNPNFEARGSKFLIKHYAGDVLYTVAGMTDKNKDTLIKDILDLIEGSKDPFLHALFPEKVDHTSKKRPPTAGDRIKLSANLLVENLMNCQPHYIRTIKPNQHRSPTEYDDKAILHQIKYLGLQENIRVRRAGFAYRAEFSKMIQRFYLLSPATSYAGDYIWTGDDRSGCERILTDAKIKKEEWQMGVTKAFIKNPETLFYLEGERDRYWHTMASRIQRAWRAYVRRKHEAATKIQRFWRNQREALVYERKRDYGHQVLAGKKERRRFSLLGMRKFMGDYLDIAGGSAQGEMLRNAATISSAEQIHFSSRAELLVSKLGRSSKLSPRFLIITDKAVYFVVSQAKDGRVSTTLERKIPLVTIRAISMTNLRDDFVALNVNACEEGDPIFTCVFKTEMVTVILTLTGGNMSVNIGPTIDYAKKKDKRAVIKAQKNEAVRGDATYKSHTIQVGSGEPPSSLSNPMPPRKPKVKKAAKTASSSRPINSGRPAAVALPGATKPAAPAALSGMPSHTPVAAKPIATPASTTGAARAPPSIPGRAGAPPPPPPPPPPAGPPKEIYKALYNFTGQEGEMNLVKGEEVEVKEKDDNGWWMVVKDGQEGWAPSNYLKKVEHAPPPPPPPPASRPMPARSPAASSAPTAPHVTNGSAVPSWKAKNAASGTPSAASTPPTSRPASSASKIPPAIKAKPAIPAKPQVGAKPAVAIGGKPPVPTAPKIQPKAAGKPGQVAQPAKAPGQLDLAAAFAKRAARAQQEED; from the exons ATG GCACCTTCAAAGAAAgcaggaaagaagggcgcGGTCGGTGGCTTCTTATCAGGAGCTTCTAACTCTCAGAAGGTCCGAAAG GCCGACTGGAGTGAAGGGTTcacaaagaagaaggccgcAGGCGTCCCCGATATGACTCTCTTGAGCACAATCACCAACGAGGCTATCAACGAGAACCTGAAAGCACGATTTCAGAATCAAGAGATCTAT ACATATATTGCCCATGTCTTAATCTCCGTTAATCCCTTTCGAG ACCTTGGTATTTATACGAATGACGTCCTCAACTCATATCGAGGCAAGAACCGTCTTGAAATGCCCCCTCACGTCTTTGCTATCGCCGAATCCGCTTATTATCGTATGACAACCGAAAAGGAGAACCAATGTGTCATTATTTCTGGTGAATCAGGTGCAGGCAAGACCGAAGCCGCCAAGCGGATCATGCAGTATATCGCCGCGGTATCAGGAGGCGCAGAAGGCAGCGGTATTGAAGGAATTAAGGAGATGGTTTTGGCCACGAACCCTCTTTTGGAGAGTTTTGGTTGTGCAAAGACTCTGAGAAACGATAATTCCAGTCGACAC GGTAAATACCTTGAGATCATGTTCAATGGCATGGGGCAACCAGTCGGCGCTCAAATCACCAACTATCTTTTGGAAAAG AACCGAGTGGTCGGACAAATCGACGACGAGCGAGACTTTCACATCTTCTATCAGTTCACCAAGGGTGCTAGTGCCGAAATGAAGG AGGCATTTGGTTTACAAGGTCCTGAGGCGTACGCCTATACCAGTCGAAGTGGTTGTCTCGATGTCAAGAGTGTAAACGATATATCCGATTTCAAGGAGACATTG CGAGCCATGCAAGTCATCGGTCTCACCTCGGATGAACAAAACTCAATTTTCCGTATCCTGGCCACCATCCTTTGGCTCGGTAACATCGACTTTGTTGAAGGTGACGATGGCAACGCCGCAATCTCCGATCCTGCTGTGGCCGACTTTGCGGCTTATTTGTTGGAAGTTGATTCGGCTCAATTGCAAAAAGTGCTGCTGACGAGAATTATGGAGACGcaaagagggggaaggagaggtagTATTTATGAGGTTCCTCAGAACGTAGCGCAAGCTTCTTCCGGAAGAGATGCGCTTGCAAAGGCTTT GTACAACAACTTGTTCGAGTGGATTGTCAGCCGAGTCAACATTTCAATGAAGCCTCAGACTCCTTCTGAATACGTCATTGGTGTGCTTGATATCTA CGGTTTTGAAATCTTCCAA GATAATTCATTCGAACAACTTTCTATTAACTATGTCAACGAGAAGCTTCAGCAAATCTTCATCGAATTGACGTTAAAAGCCGAACAGGAGGAGTATGTCCGAGAACAAATCAAGTGGACACCTATTAAGT TCTTTGACAATTCCGTGGTCTGCTCTCTTATTGAAGACCGTCGTCCTGCCGGTATCTTCGCTACTCTCAATGACGCCACCGCTACTGCCCATGCGGATCCGTCTGCTGCCGACAATTCTTTCATTCAGAGATCGAGTATGCTCGCTTCCAACCCTAATTTCGAAGCACGAGGCAGCAAGTTCCTTATCAAACATTACGCTGGTGATGTGCTCTATACCGTAGCGGGTATGACTGATAAGAACAAGGATACTCTCATCAAGGATATCTTAGATCTCATCGAGGGCAGTAAAGATCCATTTTTACATGCTCTTTTCCCTGAGAAGGTAGATCACACCTCCAAGAAGAGGCCTCCGACTGCGGGTGACAGGATCAAGTTGTCTGCCAATTTACTCGTTGAGAATCTTATGAA TTGTCAACCACACTATATCCGAACAATTAAACCCAACCAGCATCGTTCGCCGACCGAATACGATGACAAggccattcttcatcaaatcaAATATCTCGGTCTTCAAGAAAATATTCGTGTCCGTCGAGCCGGTTTTGCCTATCGAGCCGAGTTCTCCAAGATGATCCAGCGATTCTATTTGTTGTCGCCTGCTACGTCTTATGCCGGTGATTACATCTGGACAGGCGATGACCGTTCGGGTTGTGAGAGAATATTGACGGATGCCAAGATCaaaaaggaggaatggCAGATGGGTGTGACCAAGGCGTTTATCAAGAACCCGGAAACATTGTTTTACCtcgaaggagagagggatagGTACTGGCACACGATGGCGTCACGTATTCAACGTGCATGGCGTGCGTATGTTAGAAGGAAGCATGAAGCGGCTACCAAGATTCAAAGATTCTGGAGGAATCAGCGCGAAGCACTTGTGTACGAGCGCAAGAGGGACTATGGCCACCAAGTGCTCGCcggaaagaaggagaggagaaggttcAGCTTGTTGGGTATGCGCAAATTTATGGGAGACTATCTGGACATagcaggaggaagtgcCCAGGGAGAAATGCTGAGAAATGCGGCTACCATATCAT CTGCCGAGCAAATTCATTTCAGCTCCAGGGCCGAGCTGCTTGTCTCCAAGCTTGGTAGATCAAGTAAACTGAGTCCCCGGTTCCTTATCATT ACGGATAAAGCGGTCTACTTTGTTGTCTCGCAAGCCAAAGATGGCCGAGTCTCCACCACTTTGGAGCGCAAAATACCGTTGGTGACAATCAGGGCGATCTCAATGACCAACTTGCGAGATGACTTTGTA GCTCTCAATGTCAACGCCTGTGAGGAGGGTGaccccatcttcacctGCGTTTTCAAAACAGAAATGGTAACCGTCATTCTCACCCTGACAGGTGGGAACATGTCCGTCAATATTGGTCCTAC GATTGACTACGCTaagaaaaaggataagCGAGCGGTCATCAAGGCCCAAAAGAACGAGGCAGTGAGAGGTGACGCAACATACAAGAGTCACACCATTCAAGTTGGCTCAGGAGAGCCTCCTAGTAGCT TGTCGAACCCTATGCCTCCTCGGAAAcccaaggtcaagaaggctgcGAAAACCGCTTCATCG AGTCGACCCATAAACTCTGGTCGACCTGCCGCTGTTGCCCTTCCTGGTGCCACAAAGCCTGCTGCCCCCGCTGCTCTTTCTGGTATGCCCTCTCACACACCTGTTGCCGCGAAGCCAATTGCTACTCCTGCTTCGACCACCGGTGCCGCTCGCGcacctccatccatccccGGCCGTGCAGGCGCGCCTCCtcccccaccaccgccgcctcctcctgcaGGTCCCCCTAAGGAGATTTACAAGGCCCTTTATAACTTTACTGgtcaggaaggagagatgaatCTGGtcaagggagaagaagtcgaggtcaaggagaaggatgacaaCGGTTGGTGGATGGTTGTAAAGGACGGTCAAGAAGGTTGGGCCCCGTCAAATTACCTTAAAAAGGTGGAACATGCACCGCcaccccctccccctcccccagCGTCCCGTCCCATGCCAGCTCGATCCCCTGCAGCTTCCTCTGCTCCCACTGCCCCTCATGTTACCAATGGCTCCGCTGTTCCCTCTTGGAAAGCTAAGAACGCTGCATCTGGCACACCTTCCGCAGCCTCTACGCCCCCGACTTCCCGTCCAGCCTCTTCCGCGTCCAAGATCCCTCCTGCGATCAAGGCGAAGCCTGCCATTCCTGCCAAACCCCAAGTAGGCGCAAAACCTGCTGTTGCGATCGGAGGCAAACCACCTGTGCCTACAGCACCGAAGATACAACCCAAGGCAGCTGGCAAACCAGGACAAGTGGCGCAACCTGCAAAAGCTCCTGGACAGTTGGATTTAGCTGCCGCATTTGCCAAGAGAGCGGCTAGGGCccagcaggaggaagactaG